TGTGCTATTTAAGTTACTATAGCCTTagagcatagtttgaagtcagatagcatgatgcctccaggtttctACATTCACCTAGAATTGCTTTCTCTATtaggatcttttttggttctgtatgaattttaggattgctttttctaattctgtgaaaactgGTGTTACTATTTTCATATaagaattgcactgaatctgtagattgctttaggcagtatggtcattttaacaatattaattcttatgATCCATGAgcgtgggattttttttctttttttttttttgtattatctaTAATTGCTTTCATTGGTGTCTTACACCTTTCCTGGTACAGATCTTTCACcaccttggttaaatgtattcctgaGTGTTTTAATTTTGCGTATCTATTGTAAACGGcattgccttcttgatttggttctcagctagATCATTATAGGTGTAGAGAAATGCTACCGGCTtttacatattgattttgtattctgaaactttacttaGTTCATTTATCAATCATAAGAATTTTTGGCAgggtctttaggattttctagattTAAGATCATagcatcagaaataaaaataattttacttcctcttttctaatttggatttTTACTTCTTCCTGTTGCCCAATAGCTCTGACAaggcttccagtactatgttgataGGAAGTGGTGGATGTCCgtgtccttgtcttgtgccagttctcAGAGGAGTGCTTTTAACTtttcctgttcagtatgatgttgactctAGATATGTCAtctatggcttttattattttgaggtatgttctttctatgcCTAAGTTTTTGAGGGTTTTCATCAGGTAAGGATGTTGAATTTCTTTTCAGATGCTTTTCTttatgtctattgagatgatcatatggtttttgttctggATTCTGCTCGTTCTTCTAAGTGGATGAGACATGCCAGAAAAGCAtttagtcagccatcttggaaacAAGCATCTcagatgttttctttctctatagcTCATTCTTTCTTACCAGTGTTTTCAATTTTGTACTTAATTTTGTAAAGAGAGTAAATGATATAATTTCCACATATGTTTCCTCTGCCAAATCAGACTCACTATGCTTCCTTTCCTTGTATGCATAACCTACCCAGCAAtacacacaaacatttattgcTTTGGAGAATTAGTTTGggaacatttttgaaatgtacaaaaaaatgtatatcttcaaaagaaatttctttttgtgGCAAAAGACTTCTGAAGGTGCTCATGATGATATAGGGAGAAGAGGGGTTCTGGACAGGAAGAATTTTATGAAGGTGAGATGGGGAAATAGCTCCATTTCAGAGCTTCTGGGGAGAGAGGGGCCTGGCCCACATGGAAAGGTCTCTGATCTTacccccaccctccagcccctGTTCTCCAGAACTATACTGTGGAGAGTTCCATCAGGATTGTTGTGGCTGGTCTGGTCTTCCTGGCTCTTTTGGCAATGCTGGCTAAGACCTGGTGGAGACATGAGGGGCCACAGGTGGAAATGGAAGAAACATGACTGAAGCTGGCTGGAGTGAATGGCGCGACATTCTGTCTGTGGGAGATTGGCCAGATGGGTTTCAAGTGTGTTGTATCAGCTGTGACTTTTAGTAATGTTCTTGCTACCACAATATCCACTCGTCCATCCCGAATAATTGTGATGAAATATTGTCCTTGGGATAATATTCATTTGCTAAAGACAGGGATGATACCTCAAGGTGCCACTATATACATCGAGGGGATCCACAAAAGTCCATTCAGTAAAATGTAGTTGGCATCTTAGGGTAGGTTGATTCCACCTCTAAAAAAGTAGGTACAACATCAGGTTGATTTTTCCGAAGAAAAGTGGTGATTGGCCATCTTTAGTCTCAATGTAAACGGTAATACTGATGAGTGTGGAAAAGGCAGGGAAGAGGATTGACAATAAGTGACACTCATTGTTTTCATCTGAGCTTTGAGACTGAAAGAGGAACACAGGAGTGAGATGTATGGGAACAAACCCCTTCTTTTTCCAGCTAAACAGAGTGGAAGTTGGACACTGAGTTTTGGCGTACAGCAAAATCCTAAGTCCATTGTTGGGTTGAACACGGCCATGTTGTACATCCTGGTTTCACAGCAGACACTGGAGGAAAACAGCCTGTATTCATAAGAGGCTGTCCCTCGGGTCACTGCCCAGAATATCCGGAGTTGGTGCTCACAGGGTTGGGAACTCTCCTGGACCAGACAGGCTCTGGATATGGGGGGGTACCAAGCTCCCCGGGGCCATGCCTCCACAGCTCTCTTCTCACCTCATTCTTGACCATTTCCCAAACCTCTGACCTCACCTTCATTCATCCATGGTGAACACGCTAAAGCTGGCCTTCAAAGCTTGAGACAGAGGAAAattgggcttcatctctgggaacTAAATTGGGGAGTGGAGACTCAGTTCTGGCCTGACAGGAGGGAGAAGACCCTGGATCCCAGTGTGGATGGGAAGAAGTATGTGTTTCTCTTTTGTGCTTGGACCCTGTGTCCAAGCATGTCTGAGATGTGATGAAGATGAATCTTCCTTTCCTTGTCTATTTTCTCATGCCAGAGAATTGGAATCTTATATTCCATTAACTCTTTCTGTTCTGTTCATCCAGATTCtatgaaggagaaaggaaaagatgtGATACTGTAATTTTGCTCCATTTGTCTAAAATGAGTAGGCTGCAACTCCTCTTGAAGTGATACCTTTTCTAGCTCTTGTTGGAGGTGTCTCAGGACTCATTACTTCGGGGAACCTGCAACTGTGTCAGTCTGGGGAAACTGCAAATATTCTTGTCTTACATTTGTCTCCAGCCAATTGTGATGGACTCCAGTGACCTGCAATTGCTGTTATTGCAGGTAAAATGTACCTGAGTCAGGCCACAGTTCTCCTGGACTATGAGCCCCTGGCCATGTTCCTGAGGCAATTCTGTTCatctaaatataataataataacacactAAAAATGGCAAGCCATTGTTAATTCCTGAAGTCTCATTTGAAAATTACtaaatgtctgttattttttggtgTTTACATTATATGTAGACAgataaactacacacacacacacacacacacacatgcacacagaagaATGGATTGGTTCatgtagaaaagtaaataattcaagatgaaaggatgaaatgtcATGGCACCTACTATTCTATTTTAGATAAAGGGTCTATGAaaagattgatttctttttatgttttatttgttgaCATTTGAACACAAACTATGTAAGTGAGGGAGTCGATTTGAAAGGGAGAAGAGCAAGTTCAAACACATTCAGGTGAGGTCATGCTTTACATGTTTTAATTGAAATGATCCATCTTGGGAGTAGATCAATAACTGAGATGGTGCCAGGAATGTTAAAAAGCTTTTGTCAGTCCtaaatattgacaaataaaatttaattaaagtcttagaagaaaacacaaaggaaaacttCACAACATCGGATTTGGCAGTGATTCTTTAGATGTGACAACAACGGCACAGGCtactacagaaaaaataaacaagttagactttatgaaaattttgaaatattgtgacTCAAAAGACAACATCAGTTACTTCACATGGCAAGGAAAAAGAACTTTTAAGACGATATTatcaaagtaaaaagacaacccacagaatgggagaaaatgttttcaaaccaCACCACCTGTAAGGgattaacatccagaatatacagACAACTCCTAAAACTCAATCACAATAAactcaattcaaaaatgggcaaagtactgaaacagacatttctccaaagaacatacgcatgaaaagatattcagcaTCAcgaatcattagggaaatactaACTAAAACTACACCAGATGCCATTTCATACCCCTTAGGATGGGTAtcatcaaaacaacaacaacaacaacaacaaagtttctatacattaacaacaaactatccaaaaaagTTTACAAGAAAATAAGCCCATTTGCAATaactacagaaaacaaaacatgcaGGAATAAATTCACCCAAGGAGTAGAAAGATCTGTATGCAaaagctataaaacattgatgaaaaaactcaagaaataaacaaataaatcgaaagatattccatgttcacggATCAGAAggattaatgttgttaaaatgtccattctATCCAAAGTGATTCAATGCAACCATTATCAAAaatccaatgacattttttttacagaaatagaaaaaacagtcctaaaattcatgtggaaccacaaaagatctcAAATAACCAAAGCCATCTAGAGGGaaaggaacaaagttggaagaatcacattacctaaaCACAAACTACattacaaagttacagtaattaaaacaacacagtacttgcataaaaacagacacatagaccaatggaagtgATTCATAgcccaggaaaaaaaatgcacGCATTTAGGGTCAAACAATTTTTGGGATGtatcaagaacacacaatggagaaggaacagtctctttaataaatgggaTTGGGAgacatgcagaagaatggaagtggacatttgcctCACAAAACATACaaagtcaactcaagatagattaatgacttaaatgtaagatgaaAGACTatcatcccagcaatttgggaggccaaggcgggcagatcacctaaggtcaggattccaagaccagcatggccaacatggtgaaatcccgcctctactaaaaatacaaaaacagctgggtgtggttgtgggtgcctgtaatctcagctactcgggaggttgagacaggagaatcacttgaacccaggaggtagaggttgcagtgagccgagatcgcaccactgcactccagccggggcaacagagtgagactccatcttaaaaaaaaaaaaaaactactaaaagaaatcaAGGGAAAACTCCACTGGCTTGGGCAAAaccattttggatattaacccaaaggcccaggcaacaaaagcaaaagtagacaaataacATTATATCAAATTGAAagtttctgcaaagaaaaaaaaaaactcaacaagtggaaagacaacctatggaatgggagaatatatttgcaccCATACATCtaataaggaattaatatccaaaatatataagaaactcaaacaactcaatggtAAGAAATCAAATAACCCaacttaaaaaaatgggcaaagtatctgaataaacatttctaagAATAAGACAAATCaccaaaaggtatatgaaaaaatgattaGCATTACTAAACATcagctaaataaaaattaaaactagaatgagatatcacctcacacctctTAGAATGACCATTaacagtctgggcatggtggctcatgcctgtaattcaggcactttgggaggccgaggcagggagattacctgaggtcagcagttcgaaaccagcctggccaatatggtgaaatcccatccctactaaaaatacaaaaattagcagagtttggtggcgcacacttgtagtcccagctactctggagactgaggcaggggaatcgcttgaacccaggaggcagaggttgcagtacaccgagattgtgccactgcactccagcctgggtgacagagcaagactgagtctcaaaaaaaaaaaaaaaaagaccattatcaaaaacataaaaaataacaagggttaacgaggatgtggagaaaagggaacatttgtatgcagttgatgggaatgtaaattagcacaaccattatggaaaacagtctggaagttcctgaaaaaattaaacatagaattccCATATGTGTCTGCAATCCAACTACTGCGCATGTATCCAAAGGAAGTggaatcagtatgttgaagagatatctgcattcccatgtttacagccgcattattcataacagccaagatgtggaatcaccCTTACTGCCCATCTATGGGTGCATGGacaaagaaaacgtggtatacgATAGGAACGTAATGAAGTACTATACAACCTTTACAACAAAGAAGGAAGTCCTCTCATTTGTGACAATGTGAAAAAacttagaggacattatgttaagggaaacaatccaggcacagaaagacaaatgccacaTGATCTCATGTGTGGAGTGTAAGAAGTGGAACCTAGAGGAACAGTAAAATGGTCGTCGAAAGAACCTGGGAAGGAGAGAGATtgaagagatgttggtcaaaggatgcaaaatttcagttagaagaAATcggttcaagagatctattgtatgtCTTGGTGACTCCATTTAATAGCAACATATGGTGTACTGAACATTACTAAGAGATTAGATTTTacatgttctcaccacacacacaaaacatacaagtatgtgaaaaaataaatagataaagagGTTGTTTCATCCATTCCACAATGTGTACCTATATGAAAACATCATGATGGACACCACAAATACCCTTTTCCTcattaattaaatttgttttggctttttttttgagacgcagtttcactgttgttgcccaagctgaggtgcaatggcgtgatctccgctcactgcaacctctgcctcccaggttcaagcggttctcctgactcagcctcccaagcagctgggactacagttgcgtaCCACCCCGTCCGGCTAtatttgtgtttctagtagagacagggtttcgccatgttggccaggctggtctcgaactccagacctcaggtgatccacccgcttcgccctcccaaagtgctagatttcaggctgagacaccacacccagcctgtacaTTGACTTTCTGCCCTTAAACTGTGCTGAAGTTTGTTTCTCAGATGtaggagcctttgggcagagactatggggtttctAGGTATAGAAATTATCTCATCTTCAAACAGAGGTAATTTGACTACCTCTCTCTGCTACTCTCTTCTTACTTGGATGCCTtataattctttctctttcctgatggctctgtctaggacttcaagtactatgttgaataggatggtgagagtgggcattcttgtcttgtttcacTTATGAAGGGAACTTCTTCCAGCTTTtactcattcagtatgatgttggttgtgggtttgtcataggcgGCTCTTATTATATTGAGTTATGTTTCTTCAATGCTTAGCTTGTTGAGGGCTtttaacatgaagaaatgctTAGTAAAAAGTATGTTCTACATGTGTGTTGAGaagatcatgtggtttttgtttttagttttgtttaggtgatgaatcacatgtattgattgTGTATGTTCAACCAACCTTGCACCCTAAGAATAAAgttgacttgatcatggtggattcactttttgatatgctgcggGATTCAGTTCTTAGTATtttttgtggatttttgcatctatgctcatcaggaatattggcatgtagttttcttttgtttaatattcttttctgtctttAGTATCAGGGTGATGCCAGCCTTATAGAATGAGTAAAGGCCACCCTGGGCAAACAGTGAGACccatccctttttaaaaattatgagttttacaaatttaaaatgcataGTGAAAAAGTTCTTACAAACTCCAGAAAGGTAGGTGTAAATAAGAGACATTTGTAAGAATGACAGCACATTAAATGTGTAGATTTCAACCTTCAGTTATTGCAATATTCCAGTATCAAGTTGGAGGATGTTATCAGTCTGATATTTTTTCctcaaatgagagagagaaagaaagacacacaaacaacacagggagaaaaaaagcacACGTTACAGAGAGACAAAAAGGGAGACAGGGAACTGTGAATTTGGACTCTTGTGTCATAAGACAAATTCTAGATAACACGACCAGACCTTCAATTGACATATTGTGTTTTTGCTAATAAGGTGGAATTCTATGATGCGAAATAACTATATAGTCTTTTCTACTGggatttaaatcattttatctgTTTCTGGCTTAACAGGAAAAATACAACCATGGAAAATTATGATGATTTATTTAATACGATTGCTCTATAGTGTTAATAAAACCTATTAGGTATTTTGCATATTACATATCAAGGAGAGTTTGAATCTCaggtagaaacaaaaaaaaatacatcaaaagtTCCTCATGTGAGTGCAGAATTCAATCGTCCCGTGCAGGGGTAAGTGAGTCTGAGATGTGTTTTGAGCCTGGCCGTTGCGCATGATGTGAAGTGACAAGTCTAGTCTGCAGTTTTCAGAAACCCTCATTCCTCCCTTGACTGATTCACCACTTGAACCTCATATGACGTAGAAGAAGCCTACCTATGTCCCCTTCACATGTTGTGGTCAATGTGTCAACTGCACGATCCGGGCCCCTCACCACATCCTCTGCACCGGTCAGTCGAGCCGAGTCACTGCGTCCTGGCAGCAGAAGCTGCACCATGTCCATGTCACCCACGGTCATCATCCTGGCATGTCTTGGTGAGTCCTGGAAGGGAAGGAGCACCAGGGTTACACTATGGGCCTGCAGATTGGGTGTCTCCCCAGCAGAGAGCCATGTTCTGAAGCAAGTGAGTGGTGAGGATGAGTTAATTTTCAGTCCAGCGTGGCGCCCAGTGGCTCAGGAGGAAAGGGTAGGTTGCTGCCGAGATGAATAGTTCATCATGATCTTTCTTTGCAGGGTTCTTCTTGGACCAGAGTGTGTGGGCACACGTGGGTGAGTCCTTCCCCAAATGATGGGTTGCCATCTTCACCCCAATACAAGTGAATTTTCCGGAAATGGGAGGGAGGCAGCACAGAGGGTGGGCTGATGGGCTGACCATGGGAAGGCCTGGGGGGAGTCTCTCATGAACTAGTAAGAGGAGATCCTGGGAGTCTCTCATGAACTAGTAAGAGGAGATCCTGGGAGTCTCTCATGAACTAGTAAGAGGAGATCCTGGGAGTCTCTCATGAACTAGTAAGAGGAGATCCTGGTATGCTCAGCCTTCTGTTTTGTCTTAGCCCTCCCCAGCCTTTCTTCCCCATGGCTGAGTTGAGCTctgtgtggcccaggcgggaTACTGAGGTGCTCAAAGCTGGGGTGTGTGGGGGGATGTGGTGTCACCGACAGAGGAGGGAAGGGTAGCAGTGTTAGGAACAGCAGGTCCTCTGAGGACAAGAGGGTAACTCACACCCTCCAGCGTTTCCATGACGGTAGGGGCTGCAGTGTGGCTGCTGTCATTCTGCCAGAAGAGGTGGGGGAACCACAGCCACGACCCTGCCATTCCAAATCCTCTGATGGAGCTCAGTTGTTTATTGTGGTTCAGGCATTAGCTAATATTCCATTCACAAAGGTCATACCCTCCACCCCATGTCTACTTTGTGTTGTTTGGTGTAACTAATCTTGCAGTATTAAAATCTAGTAAGAGTCCCTTACTCAGCACCTGCTCAGTTCTCAACTGACACTTTTGTTGTAGGGAGACGCCACGTCTATGCGGGATGGGTCCTTCCTGTAGCCCCAGGCACCCAGGTGTGGTAGGAGCCttagaaagaagaaatggggagaaTCTTCTGagcacagggagggaggggcagctCAACATACTCCTCTCTGAGGCGGCATCTCCTTCTCCCCAAGGTGGTCAGGACAAGCCCTTCTGCTCTGCCTGGCCCAGCGCTGTGGTGCCTCAAGGAGGACACGTGACTCTTCGGTGTCACTGTCGTCGTGGGTTTAACATCTTCACGCTGTACAAGAAAGATGGGGTCCCTGTCCCTGAGCTCTACAACAGAATATTCTGGAACAGTTTCCTCATTAGCCCTGTGACCCCAGCACACGCAGGGACCTACAGATGTCGAGGTTTTCACCCGCACTCCCCCACTGAGTGGTCGGCACCCAGCAACCCCCTGGTGATCATGGTCACAGGTCAGAGGGCTCCTGTCTGGGCTTCTCCTTGTCCCACCTCCTGAGTCCCAGAGCTTCTGGTGGGGGTGTCCACCAGAGTCCGATCATCCAGGCCCCAACTATATTTGGGGTAAAGGGGGATTGAATACAGGGGAATGGGTGCTGTGTTGGAAAGAATAACTGTCCCCATCGATGGCCACATTGTAATCCTTGGAGCCTGTGACTATGTTATAGGGCAGGGGACTGAAGGGGAAGATGGAGCTCAGGTTGTTGATGAGTtgaccttgagatggggagatggcCTGGACCCTCCCACTGGgctcagtgtaatcacaagggtccatatgagtggagaaggaagaggagaatgggGATTAGAGCAGCATCGTGGGATACTCCACCAGCCACTGTgggctttgaaggtggaggaagaCCACGAGCCACGAAGGGGCTGGAGAAATCAATGGAACTGATTCTCCCGAGTCTCCAGAGGGAATGCAGCCCTGCAGATGCCTTGATTGTAGCCCAGGAAGAACAGGGTCTGATTTCTGTCTCCAGAAGTGGAAGGGGTCAGTGTgttctctcctgccgccatgtttGTGATAATTTTCTCCAGCAACAACAGGAAACCAACACAGGAACCCAGGTGAAGGACAAGTTAAAAAACCAAACAAGAAGGTTGGCTACCCTGAGATCAGCAAGGGTGCACTGCTGATGCCACCACCAGGCTGGAACCACATAGGGAGGGATCGACAGGAAgagttgggggtggagggtgagagagagagagagagagagagcactagGCCATAGAGCAGGGCAGTGAGTTCTCAGCTCAGGTGGGAGGGGAGCTGTGACAAGGAAGAACCTCCCTGAGGAAACTGCCTCTTCTCCTTCCAGGTCTATATGAGAAACCTTCGCTTACAGCCCGGCCGGGCCCCACGGTTCGCGCAGGAGAGAACGTGACCTTGTCCTGCAGCTCCCAGAGCTCCTTTGACATCTACCATCTATCCAGGGAGGGGGAAGCCCATGAACTTAGGCTCCCTGCAGTGCCCAGCATCAATGGAACATTCCAGGCCGACTTCCCTCTGGGTCCTGCCACCCACGGAGAGACCTACAGATGCTTCGGCTCTTTCCATGGATCTCCCTACGAGTGGTCAGACCCGAGTGACCCACTGCCTGTTTCTGTCACAGGTGAGGAAAGCCAATGTCTGTCCCATGTCCTATGGTCCTAGAGCCTTAGCTGAGGAGCTTCCTGCTGATGATGGAGAGAAGCATGGACAGATGTGGAGAGAAGATGCAGCATGGTGTGAGGGTGGGATCAGGGCACAGGATGGCAGACAGGGCACCTCCAAACCCTCCTGCATGGCCTGCATGGAAGCTTGCAGTAAGGGCTCCGGGTACCCAGGCAGATGGAGAAAGTGGTCAGGACAGACCCAGAGGAGGGAGACTGGGCTCAGTTTGGGGAGATCAGAGGTTCCCTCAGCCCCTCAACCTTACCCATTTCCCAGaagcccaccctggcctctcacCTACACAGAGATGTCATCACCAGCAACCCctacactttttcttttcctttgaaaaaatgcTGATTGAGGTTAAATATACCTATATAATTTATCaactttaccatttttaagtgtaaaatctAGGGATCATAAATACCTTTATatgctgtgtgcagtggctcacgcctgtaatctcagcattttgagacgccaaggcaggtggatcatttaaaATCAGgggctggagaccagcctggccaacatgggggaaCCAAtctttactaaaaagacaaaaaaaataaaattagccaggcatggtgccaggcgcctataatcccagcaacttgggaggctgaggcgggagagtggcttaaacccaggaggaggaggttgcagtgagctgagatcatgccactgcactgcagcctggtgacacagagagactctgtctctaaataaataaataaatacttttatattcttcttttgtTACCCTCCACCCCTTCCTTCCTAACCTCTGGTatccaccattctactctctaccttcatGAGGTCCACCTTTTACATCCTGCATATGAGTAAGAAATGGCAATCCTTGTAATGACCTCCAGtccatccatgtggctgcaaatgacaggacgTTTCTCTTTGTATGGATGAGTTgtctccattgtgtgtatgtactacattctctctatccattcatccactgatgggcaGGTAGGTTGACTCCacatcttggctactgtgaacagtgctggaacagtcatgggagtgcagatgtcacTTCAATACACTGAAGtccttttctttgcatttacaCCCActagtggaattgctagatcctCTGGATGTTCtctttttaggttttgttttatgctttttgtttttttgacatagcgtttcactcttgttgcccaagctggagtgcaatggcaccacctgggctcactgcaacctctacctccaggattcaagtgattctccagcctcagcctcccgagtagttgggattactggtgcccgccaccacgcctggctgatttttgtatttttagtagagacggggtttcaccatgttagccaggctggtctcgaactcttgacctccagtgatctgcccacttcagcctcccaaggtgctgggattacaagcgtgagccacagtgcctaatctctttttagtttttaaggaaCTTCCATATTCTTCTCCTCtgtaatggctgtattaatttacattcctatcaacagtgtatcagggttctcctttctccaccaccttgccaacatttgttttGTCTGTCTCTGAGATAAAACCCATTGTAATGGggtgagatgatagctcattgtgacttcatttgcatttctctgatgattagtgatactgagcactttttcatatatgcaatgtatatatgttcatttgtatgttttgttcattgagaaatgtctgttcaggtcttttactaattttataattaaattattagttttattgaggtgtttgagcttcttttatattctagttattaatcccatctcagatgcatagtttgcaaatatttgctcccattctgtgggttgtctcttcttCACTTCATTGGTTGCTTCCTTTGCGGTGCAGAAGCTGCTTGATTTGATATAATCCCAAtggtctatttttttgttgttgttgtgattACTTGTGTTTTTGAGG
Above is a genomic segment from Homo sapiens chromosome 19 genomic patch of type NOVEL, GRCh38.p14 PATCHES HSCHR19KIR_CA01-TA01_2_CTG3_1 containing:
- the KIR2DL4 gene encoding killer cell immunoglobulin-like receptor 2DL4 isoform b precursor (isoform b precursor is encoded by transcript variant 2; The RefSeq protein has 1 substitution compared to this genomic sequence), with the translated sequence MSMSPTVIILACLGFFLDQSVWAHVGGQDKPFCSAWPSAVVPQGGHVTLRCHYRRGFNIFTLYKKDGVPVPELYNRIFWNSFLISPVTPAHAGTYRCRGFHPHSPTEWSAPSNPLVIMVTGLYEKPSLTARPGPTVRAGENVTLSCSSQSSFDIYHLSREGEAHELRLPAVPSINGTFQADFPLGPATHGETYRCFGSFHGSPYEWSDPSDPLPVSVTGNPSSSWPSPTEPSFKTGIARHLHAVIRYSVAIILFTILPFFLLHRWCSKKKMLL
- the KIR2DL4 gene encoding killer cell immunoglobulin-like receptor 2DL4 isoform c precursor (isoform c precursor is encoded by transcript variant 3; The RefSeq protein has 1 substitution compared to this genomic sequence), whose translation is MSMSPTVIILACLGFFLDQSVWAHVGGQDKPFCSAWPSAVVPQGGHVTLRCHYRRGFNIFTLYKKDGVPVPELYNRIFWNSFLISPVTPAHAGTYRCRGFHPHSPTEWSAPSNPLVIMVTGLYEKPSLTARPGPTVRAGENVTLSCSSQSSFDIYHLSREGEAHELRLPAVPSINGTFQADFPLGPATHGETYRCFGSFHGSPYEWSDPSDPLPVSVTGNPSSSWPSPTEPSFKTDAAVMNQEPAGHRTVNREDSDEQDPQEVTYAQLDHCIFTQRKITGPSQRSKRPSTDTSVCIELPNAEPRALSPAHEHHSQALMGSSRETTALSQTQLASSNVPAAGI